GCTGTCTGAAGAGCGTGGATGGTTTCCTCGACATCAGTTTTTACCTGCTGTTCGGTATCGATTCTCCGCTGGGTGGCAGCCCGCATCCGGGCGGCGCTCTCCTGGCGCTCTGCGCTGGTACGGAAGCCAGTAAAAAGCGGGATTTCAAGGTGGATGCCAGCGGCAACATTATTGCGCATCTCATTGATATCAGGCTGGTAGCCGTTCGTGATGCCGTATGAGATGCTTCCGGTAACAACGGGTACTCCCTGTTTCATGGCAAGGGAGCGATGCAGTTTTGCTGCAGCTTCATTTTCTCTGGAGAGTTGCAGTTCAAGACGCTGCTCCAGAGCCTGTGCGACAAGTCCGGAGCTTACCGGAACGTTCGGGGTCAGAGCAAATGATCCCTGAAGCATCAGGGGAGCGTTTGCCGCTATGCCGGTCAGGCGCCGCAGGGTTAACTGGCTGCGAAGAAGCTCATGCTGGAGATCAAGGGTTCTGTTTCGGGCAGCCGCAATACGTACTTCGGTGGAGAGAACATCGAAGCGGGTGGCCGATCCTGCCTGGTAACGCTTTGTCGTATAGTCGAGAGCCTTGCTGAGTGCAGCAATCTCTTTCTCTTCAACCCGCAAACTTTCCTGAAGAAACAGAATACCGTAAAAGAGCTGCACAGTTTGATACGAGAGCTCCCTGCGGGCAAGTTCCAGCGACTGTTCCGCTGTTTTTTTCCCGCTCATTGCCAGATCAACATTGGCGCCTCTTTTTCCGAAATCGAGCAGGGTTGCCTTGGCCGTTACTTTGGCGTCGTAGTTGTCGTTCGGCATGAATTGAATCTCTCCGCTGCTGCCGAAACTTATTTTTGATACGGTGTCGAGCCAGGTGTATCCGGCGCTGGCGCTTACCTGAGGGAAATATGCGCTTCTGCTTTGGGTGATGCGGGCATCTGCTGCGGTAATCTCTTCCGCTGCGGCTTTTAGCGCCGGGTTGTTTTCACGGACAAGATGAATGGCACGATCAAGGGTGAGGGGCGCTTCTGCCGGTGCGCTGTCGGCTGTTGCAGGCCTTGGCCATGCAAGCATCAGCGCTGTTGCAGCGATACCGGCGGTTCTGATCAGTATACTCTTCGTTATCATAAAGCTTTTGTTTGTTCCGTTATTTCCTGTGCTACTTTATAAAGCAATTTATGTGCCAGATCGTTCAGATGAGGTGATAATCAGTGGGTTTGGTGCTTTGGCGGGTGTCGTTTTCCTCCCACTTCTTACGAAATTCTTAAATAATCAGAATATTCTGTATCATGTTTTCTTAAATTTCAGGAATATCAATTTCCTTTTTGTTGTGCCATGAGCAACTCATCCGTCCATGAGGCCAGCATGCTG
The DNA window shown above is from Pelodictyon phaeoclathratiforme BU-1 and carries:
- a CDS encoding TolC family protein; the protein is MITKSILIRTAGIAATALMLAWPRPATADSAPAEAPLTLDRAIHLVRENNPALKAAAEEITAADARITQSRSAYFPQVSASAGYTWLDTVSKISFGSSGEIQFMPNDNYDAKVTAKATLLDFGKRGANVDLAMSGKKTAEQSLELARRELSYQTVQLFYGILFLQESLRVEEKEIAALSKALDYTTKRYQAGSATRFDVLSTEVRIAAARNRTLDLQHELLRSQLTLRRLTGIAANAPLMLQGSFALTPNVPVSSGLVAQALEQRLELQLSRENEAAAKLHRSLAMKQGVPVVTGSISYGITNGYQPDINEMRNNVAAGIHLEIPLFTGFRTSAERQESAARMRAATQRRIDTEQQVKTDVEETIHALQTASEKITTTGVQVQQAELAARHVRARYENGMATALDLLDTEAALSQAELARLQAAYAYVINNYTLKRTTGEVFW